Within Eremothecium cymbalariae DBVPG#7215 chromosome 3, complete sequence, the genomic segment GAAGTCAAAAAATATCGGATGTACGGCTTGGGAATATGAACTGGCATGTTGAAATATCTATAAAGAATCGTCAGCATGGAACAGTATCCTACATGTACATATATTCAGGATAATGCAGTATCAGCTGTTCAAACACATGTATGTTGAAGAGGTTGTAAGTCTCAACAATACAGGATGAAGTGACAATACATCTATGCCTTGCTATTGAACCTTACACAAGTAGGTAGTGAACCGTCATCCGTACACTTATTCATCGGCCTTCTGGAAAGAGATGGAGCCACTAATTATGAGAGTTTTATACAGGAAAAACCACACATGCGTGATAGACACGAAACCCTTTGTAACTACGCTACTAAACTATGAGGTGGAGGTGAATTCGTGACTCTTACCTTTATTCTTTCATCTTATCTAACTTACATAAAGTAAGTGTATGCAATTCCCCCTTTACCTTACATATATCGTATCCCAGACCATTGTGATAATCCTTattacaaaaacaaacGCAGCATGACGAAATGTAAGAAGTTAACTTCTGGCTTAAAATGTGACTTGTTAACTTATCTTTCTGCTAATTGAAATGTTTGACTGTTAACCCTTATTGGGGTCAGCATTACATACTATAAAATACTGCAGTTTACATTCGGTAATTATATTACAATGTTCAAAGAGCAGATCACTACCACGCAGAACTGTAAGCAAGACCGAAACTTCGAATGCCAAATGGAGGTGTATTCATATTCCTTTCACATGCACTTATGTAAGATTCGCCATAGATAAAATCTTCCCAGAAGAATAATCAGACACAATTGGTAAAGGATACGAAAAGTGAATGGCAGTGAcatatcattattagttAACAAATCTAAGAATCTATGCACCGGTCTAATGCACCGGTATGATGGGTAACCTTTTACTCGTGCTTTTTACCAACAACATGTACTAGAACCTCATCTTCTCTCTAATGCCATAAGAAAATAGTCTAAATAATATGGTCCCCGGTTATACCGTACAACAGATTCCGGAGAATGCTCTACTCAAACTTTGATAACAATAGCGGAATTACGTACACTGTATGCTTACGCTAATCTCTACCTCGTTAACTGACCCTGAAAACTTACATAAGTAGTTATCAGTATAATACTATTATCATTAGGATTTTCTTGGCACATGTTCAATCCTAATAAGGTTTGCTGAAATAATTGCTCTACTAGGCTCGAGTTTCCAAGTCCGTTACAATACTTGACTTGCCTGCTGCACTGCATCACGGAAATGCTTCGAGACTCAAGGGAATTACAATATACGTTTCCACCCAAACCTCAAGCCTTCGGAAAGGTGTAGATGAAGCAATCATATATTTAGACAATTGAAAGAACGGTATCTCTCAAAAGTGTTATCTAgagtttttcaaataatgaGAAACCAGATATTCTAGTTTCTTAttaaatatcattttgGGGTTTCTTTCGAAGCTTGAAAAGCCCTGTTAGCTACACAAAAATAACGGGTAATTCAGTTATCTTGGGTATCGAAGCGTCacaatcaatcaaaaaatattgctAGGGTTAAGTAGGAATGGCGCAGGTGCATCTTATTGTATTTGTTCATGGTTTATGGGGCAATATTTCCCATATGGATTATTTATCAAATGCGATTGTAGCACGATCTAATAATTCTAAGGAAACGCTAGCTGTATATTCAGCTAAGATGAACCAAGGTTACAGGACATATGACGGTATAGATATTTGTGGGTTCAGAGTTGCTAGTGAAATAGAAGAGCAAATCTTGATCATCAATTCCTCGAAGCCTGGAACAATAATCACGAAGTTTTCAATAATCGGATATTCTTTAGGGGGGTTGATAGCTAGATATGCGATAGGTCTTCTCTACAGTAAGCAAGTGTTCAAAAAGTATGAAATCCGGTTATTGAATTTTACTACGTTCTGTTCGCCTCATGCTGGGGTGTATGCACCAGGTAGTAATATTGCTGTGAAGTTGTTTAATGCTATTTGTCCTGTTACGATGGGTAGTAGTGGTAAACAGATGTTCTTGAAAGATAAGGTTACTGCGGCAGATGATATTTCATTAATCTATCTTATGAGTTTGGAGGATTCCATATTTTATAAAGCGTTGGCGTCCTTTAAATACAGATCATTGTATGCGAATGTTATTAATGATAAGCGTACAGCATGGTGGACTTCTGGAATTTCACTTAATGATCCATTTTTTGACGTAAATGAATTTAATGGTGTAGATAGATTCCACTACGTTCCAGGTTATGAACCTGTTGTGATTGATAATACAAAAGCAATCAACATAGCTTCTATCAGTGAGCTATTGGACATCGAACTCCCAACATCATTTGAACAAGCGGAACCGGATCCTCAAGAATATTACTTCATCAATTACTGGGTTGATAAATTAGTTTGCTGGGCGACGGTTTTAGTAAACTTGTTAATTATAGCACCTATCTGGGTTATATGGTTTATACTTTCCGGTCTAGTGCAAACTGCCAATTCCACTATCAGGGTTACTAAATTTGTGAACAACTACTCACACCAACTTGTGAATGACTATTTTGATGCTGACCACGAAATTACTGGATGCTCTACTTCACAGTTGAACGAAGCTGATAGTGATGAATATTACTCTGTTTTAATTCCTCACAATGAATATGAATACCAAATTGAGCGCTCCCTACAAGACAAAACTGATACTCTTATTGAAAGTGTTTTTGAGGCTATAGAAAGGAGGAATACCTTAACTGGTGCTACCCAGGGAGTCCCGCCTACCA encodes:
- a CDS encoding lipase ROG1 family protein (similar to Ashbya gossypii AFR386C) — translated: MAQVHLIVFVHGLWGNISHMDYLSNAIVARSNNSKETLAVYSAKMNQGYRTYDGIDICGFRVASEIEEQILIINSSKPGTIITKFSIIGYSLGGLIARYAIGLLYSKQVFKKYEIRLLNFTTFCSPHAGVYAPGSNIAVKLFNAICPVTMGSSGKQMFLKDKVTAADDISLIYLMSLEDSIFYKALASFKYRSLYANVINDKRTAWWTSGISLNDPFFDVNEFNGVDRFHYVPGYEPVVIDNTKAINIASISELLDIELPTSFEQAEPDPQEYYFINYWVDKLVCWATVLVNLLIIAPIWVIWFILSGLVQTANSTIRVTKFVNNYSHQLVNDYFDADHEITGCSTSQLNEADSDEYYSVLIPHNEYEYQIERSLQDKTDTLIESVFEAIERRNTLTGATQGVPPTKATSFSITIQDLESMRIGDIETKNEKQRELLQNFHLGIDQRQAEIITALNKLSWKKFPIYIRATPNTHACAIARYKDPKFKEGEVVINHWCDEVFQFD